From the Hordeum vulgare subsp. vulgare chromosome 1H, MorexV3_pseudomolecules_assembly, whole genome shotgun sequence genome, the window cattatataatactcccttcgtcccaaaattcttgtcttaactttgtttagaaatagatgtatctaattactaaaacttgactagatacattcatatctaaacaaatctaagacaataattttgggacggagggagtactagtcaGCAACCCGTGCTACCTGCACGGGCGAGCATTCAAAGCACACTAATACTACAtgtttaaaaaaattatatttaagtGAAAATTATGTAAAACTAAAATATAAATAATGTATGTCTTAAGGTTTACTTTTTTAGAAATATAATATTTTTCCGTGATGGTATCTCCTTGGTACTAATAATATGTGGTCCTGGCCCATGggtcaataataaaatagttaaggCTTAATTAGGCATGAATTCTAATTACACGTTGCTTAACTAAAATAGTTGGATGCCTGCACGATGATTGCCGGTGACCGATCTGTTTAAATCATGTGATCAATATACTAATTGACATAAAAAAAGATATTGTATTGCAGCTTGTAGGGCGGCCGAAACTTAAATATGAAGAGTTTAAAAGATTGCAGAACAAATTGATAGTCAGACACCGGACTGAACCGTGGCCTTTTTTAGATCGATTGCATGTTCAGTGGAACTTTAACGTACATGATGGTTACCTCTGCAAAATCTACAAACAAACTAAGCCCCCTAATCTACAAAATAAAATATTATtagatgaatacaaaggctggtGGTCGGGTGATTCTTGGGGTAGTCGGGAGTAGGAAGGAGTTGGCACTTGAGTTGGTGATTGAATCATACCGAAAGAAGATTCATACGTGGGGCTTGGGTCTTTGGTGATGGAATCAGTCGATAGAAACAACTCGACGGGAAACGCTCATGGATATACAAACGTAGCCATTGGATCAATATCTTTAAAAAACGCGAAGGCGAGACGAACATGGCTACAGGATTGGCGGCGAGTGCACACTCAAGTTAGGACATGACAACCACGATTTAAAGAAACGCTTGCCTTTTTTCGGGAACATTTATTTGTATGCATCTTTTAAGAAAACAACTGTACGTGTCTTTATTTTTCTGGGGAACATGCACTTGGTATGTGTATTTGTTGGATTTTGGGCACGGACTCTTTTTCTAGAGTGGAGATAGGAGGCTTTTCCTCTCTGCATATTTTTTTCCCTTGTGTTTATAATGAACGGGAGAAGGAAAGTCGATTTTGTATTGGCCTCAATTACAGCGTGGCTGCGTGGGCATTGAGGACTATTTTATTCTGCGAGACATCTTAGACGTAAGTATATGAAGTGAATGTCCTAGTAGCAAACATCTCTTTTGCGTTTATTTTTCCATTCCACTTTGCATGTATGTTTTCTTTGCACATACAATTTGTTGTCACGTCCTATCAAAGTTGTTTATTGTTTAATCCTAACCGTATATTTAAGATCTGATAGTTTAATTAATCTTAATGATGCGGATTAACGTGAAGACTCGTATGATGCATTTAATTAGTAAATATAATAAATATAAATACTACTCCTGAAAAGGGGATTAGcccgattaaaaaatatatatgaaaCGCCGTACTCGCATGATCTACACGTCGATCAACCCGTGAATCATGCGGTACGTTGTCGTCTTCTTCAGCATACGTGTTATCCAGAACGAAATCAAGATGCGGCCAATTTAGCAGCCACCGCCTCGTGTACCACGCacgctgcatgcatgcatgcatcttcTCTGCATATGCGGCCAGTTAGCGCAACGAAACAATTACTCGTGCTCCACGCCTGCATGTGTGAGAGCATCTTATCATCTCTCCTTCCTGTCAGCATACATGTGGGAGCATCCTATCTTCATCTTCTCTCGTGATAGATCTTCCCTATAAATAGGCATACAAGCAATGGGTTATGCAAATACTCATATCAGTCAAGTTCAGGGTAAGCTCGATCCCATTTAGCTGGTGAGTAGTATTAAGTTCCTAGTCACATATGCTTTTTGTACATAAAGATTTGTAGTCTTAAGTAGTCTGACCTATGGTTCAACTGTTATTGTGATCTGGAGTCTCTGAACTGAACTATTTCGATCAATTGTTTTGCAGCTCGCGGAATCGAGGATGAGCTGCGCCGCCCCAAAAGCCCCCgccggagaggagaagaagacgtcATGGCCGGAGGTAGTGGGAAAGTCCATCGAGGAGGCCAAGGAGATCATCCTTAAGGACATGCCTGAAGCGGACATCGTCGTCCTCCCAGCCGGCTCGCCGGTGACCCTCGACTTCAGGACCAACCGTGTCCGCATCTTCGTCGACACTGTCGCGTCCATTCCCCACATTGGCTAGCTAGCTTTGCAAGCAAAGGCAACATGGATGCATTGTGGATGCTGATGAATAAGTACTTCCAATAAGCATGGATCAATAAATAGATGCTGACCACCAGCATGCTACCTGTGGATCAATGTACTTGACCAGTTATTTATAATTTGTGCTTCATATTATCAAGTAGtacttttttttggaacgaaggcTCAAGAAGAGCCCTGCTTTGAATTAACAAAGTCATCAACCGGTCAGGAATTACACAAGGTCACCAATACAACCAACAAGGAACAGAAGAGAAAAACAGCAGATACACGGTGTTGCCGATGCAGCTTACAGCAAAGACTACAAGCCCTATATAAGGAATCTAAATAAACACTAGCTTGTAGTTGACGGAgtcctccaagtagacttgtcccAATAGAGCAAACAGGGAGGAGCAACTGACGACGCCAAAGCCCAGCAACGATGAACCGCGTCCACATCTACCCAAGAAGGTGGAAACCGTAAAGGACCGCTTCTCCAGATCCGGAGAGGACCCCTCGCATTGGCTTGAATTGCTCACCCTGGAGCATGAATTGGCCATGTTCCGGCCACCAAGAAAGATACTCAGCCCTTCATGTCGTTGTacgaagaaagccaaaccgatatCCACGCTGAGGCTCACTGTTACAAATACAAGGGATAAACTGCAGAAGGAGTTGTCACTGAACAAACAAAACAGGGGAAAGAGAAGGAGCGACCATAATTGGAACTAGACAATTTCCCGCGGGTTGCTGTAGGAATTGATGGCAATATGTTTAGATGATACTTGGTTATATGGAACGTGAATATTGCAATTAAATATATGAGCATTAAtataaacataaaaaaaattattttatttt encodes:
- the LOC123440009 gene encoding subtilisin-chymotrypsin inhibitor-2B-like isoform X2, yielding MQILISVKFRLAESRMSCAAPKAPAGEEKKTSWPEVVGKSIEEAKEIILKDMPEADIVVLPAGSPVTLDFRTNRVRIFVDTVASIPHIG
- the LOC123440009 gene encoding subtilisin-chymotrypsin inhibitor-2A-like isoform X3, whose product is MSCAAPKAPAGEEKKTSWPEVVGKSIEEAKEIILKDMPEADIVVLPAGSPVTLDFRTNRVRIFVDTVASIPHIG